GAGACCATTTGGCACTGACGTGGGAGTTTCGCACAGCACAGGGCCCCCAGGAGATTCTCAGCCTGCTAGAGACAAGCTCCAAATCCAGAGATGGGTTTCGTTTAAAGAACGTTACACCGGACACAAGCTCTGCGCTACGAGCTCCCAGGGTTGGACCTCTGgatggcgagggcgaggttATTGGGattactttcttcttcaactttgaTACAGTCATCGGATCAGGAAAAGGTGTGGGCAGAATTATCAACGACAATGGAACCTGGAAGTTCTATTCACTCTACACAGCCCTCCAGGAGCTCAAAGATTACAAGGAGACGATCAACGAAAGACGGCCCCATGGAGTCGAGCACGGCGCAAAGCAAGGCCGGCAGAATTGGGCTCAACgaagagagcaagagaagTTGCACAAGAATGCCAATCCAGCTGTTGTCATCATAGGTGAGGAATCTCCCCGCTCTGTCCCATTGTTTATTATTCTCCCACCCCCGAATCAACCTTGACTACGAATAAAGCATTTACTTACATTCTCTACCTAGGTGCTGGACAATCCGGACTCACGATAGCAGCCAGATTGAAAATGATGGGAGTCGAAGCCCTGGTTATTGACGAAAGCGCCCGCGTTGGAGACAGCTGGAGGAAACGCTACCATCAATTGGTTCTCCACGATCCCGTCTGGTATGACCACATGCCCTATCTTCCATTCCCGCCCCATTGGCCCATCTTTACGCCCAAAGACAAGCTGGCAGAGTTTTTCGAAGCCTATGTAACACTGCTGGAGCTCAACGTGTGGAACAATACGTCCATTGGAGGAGCCAGTTGGGATGCTACCAAAGGGGGCTGGGATGTCAAATTGCTCCGACGTCTAGAGGACGGCTCGGTAGAGACTCACAACTTGCGTCCACGCCACATCATTCAAGCGACGGGCCATTCGGGCTTCAAGTACGTGCCGCAGTTTAAGGGGATGGATACTTTCAAGGGTGATCGTATCTGCCATTCATCGGAGTTTCCAGGTGCCCGAGAGAACAGCAAAGGCAAGAAGGCAGTAGTTGTCGGGTCATGCAATTCGGCCCATGATATTGCCCAGGATTTCGTCGAAAAGGGCTACGACGTGACAATGGTCCAGCGCTCAAGCACCTTTGTCACTAAATCCGAATCCATTACCGGCATCGTTTTGGCCGCTTACTCGGAAAATGGGCCGCCAGTGGAAGATGTAGACCTGTTGATCCATAGTGCCTCGATGGCTCTTCTCAAGACGTATCAGATATCCACTGCTAGGAGGCAGGCAGAGAATGATCGTGACATACTCGAAGGGCTCCTACGCGTTGGATTCAAGGTAGACACCGGGCCAGACGGTGCTGGTCTTTTCTACAAGTACTTTCAGTGGGGAGGAGGCTACTATATCGACGTTGGCGCTTCTCAGCTCATTATTGATGGCAAGATCAAAATGAAGTCTGGACAGGAGGTTTCCGAGGTGCTACCTCATGGCTTGCGTTTTGCAGATGGCAGTGAACTGGAAGCAGACGAGATCATTCTGGCTACAGGATACGGCAACATGCGTGACAAGACTCGAGTGatgcttggagatgctgttgcaGACAAGGTAAATGATGTATGGGGCATTGGCGCTGGAGGAGAGCTTCGCAGCATCTGGCAGCAGAGTGGACATCCTGGCTTCTGGATACATGGAGGAAATCTCGCGCTATGCCGCTACTACTCGAAACTCTTGGCTTTGCAGATCAAGGGAATCGAAGCTGGATTGTATGGGTACGGCGAGAACTAGAGTAGACTCGACTGGTCTGGGCAGGTGTTTGCGTGACACTGGTAGTTACCCATATTAGACTTGAGACTCGGCTTTTGAATCCCAACAACCATACCTGCTTTGGCAGTTTCTCTCCCAACAAAGTGTTCGCGGATCTTTGTACGCTTTTGGAAACACACCGCTGGCCCAGTTTCCCTGTAGTATCGATCGATCGGTCTCGATTGGTACAGCCTCGCTTCAGATTCTTCACTCCTGCTGTCAATCAGGGGCAATGAGCAGGCAGGTGAGCACGGAGATGACGTTGTTGAATGGGTAGATGCCATACAAAGAGCAAGAGACGGATTCTGACCGCCTCGTTGTGATAGAAAGTCCAACTGGTGCTTCTCTTTTGGTCATAATGATTGCGTGGCCTGGAGGATTAGAAGGCGAGGGAAAGAGGGTGCACAGACACAAGCACCTGATCTCGCTTCGAATcttgctctctcttttcttttcccctctttcatctcatctctctcttgtttattcttttcttccctagcattcccttcttctcctcttgaaCAGCACAACATCAACTTGTTCTCCATGAGCGTTGAGTTGCCAGTTGGACAatctcgccctcctcctaCCTTTACGCCGCCTAAGCCACATCAGCATATTCGCATcatctttgtcttttcacTCTCTTTCGCTTTTTTGCTCATCTGTCTCTACGGCCTATAATACGCGTCCTCTGCTCTAGAGcctgtttcttcttgtggCTCAGACTGCCGCCGCTCTGCTCTTTTCACAACTTCACTTTTCAGGTGTGTCGCTGTCAACTCTGTTTGCTGCAGGAACTAACCTCTCTTCGTTACCGACATCGTGGTTCTCCAAATCAACAACTCGGTTGATGCCATTTGCAGTGGAGTCTCTTTGCTACAGAGTCTCATTCCATCTACACACCCTCTACACCACTCAACAAATTCGTGGGAGATGATTCTTTCCACAATCTGTCTCTTCTGAGgattcatcctcttcattaCTCGGCTTCCAAGACTTCTGTCTTCTCTTTACTTCTCTTGACCATCACTCGTTCTACGTACGGGATCGATGGCGGCTCTAGATATAGCAGCGGAGGTAGCAAGCAGTAAGTAGAAGCAGTAGGAGAAGTGGCAGAAGCTCATATGCTAACCTACAAGACGAGCACTTCGGATCTCAGGACTCGCATCTACCCTCTTTATTGAAGGATCACGTCCATTCACCTTGTTGTCCTGAGGCATAACAACTGTCTTGTGCTTGACACCCATACTCTCCGGTCGGAATGTTCGCAGACACCATGTGTGTTCCAAGAGTCGATGGCTCGCTGCGTTCTACAATCCACATTCCTGGTAGCATTCTGCTGTGCTCCTGGCTGGCAACTGCCGAGACCAATCATACCAACTACCATTGTCACATTCAATCCATTGCCGACCAACAGATCCGCTTCGACACATCGTTTGACGGCCATTTGGCTGTAGATTCTGTGTCATGACATCTGGGCTGATCAGATGATTGACGCCCTTATGCCCATTGGAAAGGTATGACACCTTGCCTTCCCACAGGCAAAGCAGCCTTCACAGAAATGTACTAATCGCTATCAGCATTTGGCCTTGGCTGCGAGTACATccgagagagaaagaagtgAGGCAACACTTCTCGCAGGGGCATTGCTGCTCTACAGGTAGCAGCTTCTACGG
This genomic stretch from Trichoderma breve strain T069 chromosome 1, whole genome shotgun sequence harbors:
- a CDS encoding pyridine nucleotide-disulfide oxidoreductase domain-containing protein, encoding MGSAQLHGQLPTWERSAPGSINISPAVFPKSALTPASDLDANKTTGDLLFVDQGFWRDHLALTWEFRTAQGPQEILSLLETSSKSRDGFRLKNVTPDTSSALRAPRVGPLDGEGEVIGITFFFNFDTVIGSGKGVGRIINDNGTWKFYSLYTALQELKDYKETINERRPHGVEHGAKQGRQNWAQRREQEKLHKNANPAVVIIGAGQSGLTIAARLKMMGVEALVIDESARVGDSWRKRYHQLVLHDPVWYDHMPYLPFPPHWPIFTPKDKLAEFFEAYVTLLELNVWNNTSIGGASWDATKGGWDVKLLRRLEDGSVETHNLRPRHIIQATGHSGFKYVPQFKGMDTFKGDRICHSSEFPGARENSKGKKAVVVGSCNSAHDIAQDFVEKGYDVTMVQRSSTFVTKSESITGIVLAAYSENGPPVEDVDLLIHSASMALLKTYQISTARRQAENDRDILEGLLRVGFKVDTGPDGAGLFYKYFQWGGGYYIDVGASQLIIDGKIKMKSGQEVSEVLPHGLRFADGSELEADEIILATGYGNMRDKTRVMLGDAVADKVNDVWGIGAGGELRSIWQQSGHPGFWIHGGNLALCRYYSKLLALQIKGIEAGLYGYGEN